One Bifidobacterium crudilactis genomic region harbors:
- a CDS encoding gluconokinase, translating into MTSQSNDSKLPVHVVVMGVAGCGKSTVAEAIRDQLGFTMAEGDDFHPKANIEKMSHGIPLTDEDRRPWLEVINRWMLGRQSLGESTVVSSSALKRSYRDILRKDVPVFFVHLVGSQELIQDRLTRRKGHFMPPALLPSQFAILEPLQSDEPGIEVSVAGTQQEMIDRAIRAVREHAASEESLIR; encoded by the coding sequence ATGACCAGTCAGAGCAATGACAGCAAACTCCCGGTTCACGTCGTAGTCATGGGCGTCGCAGGATGCGGAAAATCAACCGTCGCGGAAGCAATCAGAGATCAATTGGGGTTCACCATGGCCGAGGGCGACGATTTCCATCCGAAAGCCAACATCGAGAAGATGTCTCATGGCATCCCGCTCACCGACGAGGACAGACGCCCCTGGCTCGAAGTCATCAACCGCTGGATGCTCGGACGTCAATCCCTCGGAGAGTCAACCGTCGTTTCCAGCTCGGCGCTCAAACGCTCATACCGGGACATCCTTCGCAAGGATGTACCAGTGTTCTTCGTGCATCTTGTCGGGTCACAGGAGCTCATCCAGGATCGGCTGACTCGGCGTAAAGGGCACTTCATGCCTCCGGCGTTGCTGCCAAGCCAATTCGCCATCCTCGAGCCCCTGCAATCAGATGAACCGGGTATCGAAGTATCCGTCGCCGGCACGCAACAGGAGATGATCGACCGTGCGATTCGGGCCGTACGCGAGCACGCCGCAAGCGAAGAATCCCTGATACGTTGA
- a CDS encoding FadR/GntR family transcriptional regulator, producing MSNYGESDSEAVLMHTPVAQELAIDIIEGRWEIGRPVTLEEIQRRFSISRTVAREVARQLQSVGAVEVRKRLGIVSRPVSEWSALNTQVVNWKLHSNQRRSQLISLTELRLAVEPAAAAGAAAHAPMDVKAKVAVLAVEMRKTGEQGMLEQFHEYDIEFHSLLLKYSGNELFAALADVVSTILRGRVEIGMYPQQPEPEALDAHQEVADGVLKGDPAMAREGMRRIVDEVDEAVSQNI from the coding sequence ATGTCGAATTATGGAGAGAGCGATTCAGAAGCGGTGCTGATGCATACGCCGGTCGCGCAGGAGCTGGCCATAGACATCATCGAAGGGCGCTGGGAGATTGGGCGCCCAGTAACCTTGGAAGAAATTCAGCGCAGATTCTCCATTTCGAGGACCGTTGCCAGGGAAGTGGCTCGGCAGCTGCAATCCGTAGGGGCCGTAGAGGTCAGAAAACGTCTGGGCATCGTTTCGCGGCCGGTCTCCGAGTGGTCGGCGCTCAATACGCAGGTGGTGAATTGGAAACTCCATTCCAACCAACGACGCAGCCAGCTCATATCGCTCACCGAGTTGCGCCTGGCGGTCGAACCGGCAGCGGCTGCAGGCGCTGCGGCGCATGCGCCCATGGACGTCAAGGCCAAGGTTGCGGTTCTGGCGGTCGAAATGAGGAAAACCGGCGAGCAGGGGATGCTTGAACAATTCCACGAATACGATATCGAATTCCACTCGCTGCTGCTCAAATACAGCGGCAATGAGCTTTTCGCAGCGCTCGCGGACGTGGTGTCCACGATTCTTCGCGGCAGGGTCGAGATAGGCATGTATCCACAGCAGCCCGAGCCCGAAGCGTTGGACGCGCACCAGGAGGTTGCCGACGGCGTGCTGAAAGGCGACCCGGCGATGGCGAGAGAGGGCATGCGCCGCATCGTTGACGAGGTCGACGAAGCCGTGTCGCAAAACATCTGA
- a CDS encoding DUF4190 domain-containing protein — MTDNFGTPQDDAQGQNPQGNSAPQQNPWQAGQQQRDRGQVPPQQYQQQSGQTPRQPYSDNRNPYIPGPQQPWAQQAGTSPTDTPQSYAQPDYTQAGYTQPGYAQAGYTQTGYSQPGYVSQGSYVTPQGTMVQPYAPWNTMAIVGFVLSFLCFPAGLVISIIAIFQIRKTRERGNGLAIAGVIISGIYTAVVALFAGLLIYAVNQELTDYESYSDPSCSSYSGYGCDDDSDAIDSALRSYFQNHDATSATVVTTAAISADSATLGR, encoded by the coding sequence ATGACCGATAACTTTGGCACCCCGCAAGACGACGCTCAAGGGCAGAACCCTCAGGGCAATTCCGCCCCTCAACAGAATCCCTGGCAAGCCGGACAGCAACAGCGAGACCGAGGTCAGGTGCCGCCGCAGCAATACCAACAGCAGAGTGGACAGACACCGAGGCAGCCATACTCGGATAATCGGAATCCTTACATTCCTGGACCTCAACAGCCCTGGGCACAGCAGGCCGGGACGTCGCCGACCGATACCCCGCAATCGTATGCGCAGCCCGATTACACACAGGCCGGCTACACACAACCAGGCTATGCGCAGGCCGGTTATACACAAACGGGGTACTCACAGCCAGGTTACGTATCACAGGGTTCCTATGTGACACCTCAAGGAACGATGGTTCAACCATATGCCCCGTGGAACACCATGGCGATTGTAGGATTCGTCCTGAGCTTCCTGTGCTTCCCCGCCGGACTGGTTATCTCCATCATCGCCATCTTCCAGATTCGCAAAACCCGGGAACGGGGAAACGGACTTGCCATCGCAGGCGTCATCATCAGTGGCATCTACACTGCAGTGGTGGCGCTGTTCGCCGGATTGCTGATTTACGCCGTCAATCAGGAGCTTACGGACTACGAATCATACAGCGACCCGTCCTGCAGCTCATACAGCGGATACGGCTGCGACGACGATTCCGACGCCATCGACAGTGCGCTGCGCTCATATTTCCAGAATCATGACGCAACCAGCGCAACAGTCGTGACGACAGCAGCTATAAGCGCAGACAGCGCAACTCTGGGCAGATAG
- the galE gene encoding UDP-glucose 4-epimerase GalE: protein MTVLVTGGCGYIGAHVVHALHEAGEEVVVIDDLSYGKSTRIEGSRLYGADIAAPGSDKLIAQILTEHHVDAVIHFAARKQVGESVAKPLWYYQQNINGMLNVLQGMADAGVKKLVFSSSAATYGVPPVDVVPEDVVPMVPINPYGQTKLFGEWMARACEQPFGVRFCALRYFNVAGCGPVELEDPAILNLIPMLFDRLKQGKAPAIFGDNYPTPDGTCVRDYIHVSDLADAHIAALHYLDKDEREYDAFNVGTGEGTSVRQIVDEVKKVTGLPFTEAIKARRAGDPPHLIGSPKRINEAMEWHAKYGVEDIVRSAWEAWQANPEHHIDVENWKQTD, encoded by the coding sequence ATGACAGTTCTCGTCACCGGAGGTTGCGGCTACATCGGCGCTCACGTCGTCCACGCCCTGCACGAGGCAGGTGAGGAAGTAGTCGTCATAGACGACCTCAGCTACGGCAAGTCTACCCGCATCGAAGGCTCACGTCTGTATGGTGCGGATATCGCGGCGCCCGGGTCCGACAAGCTCATCGCCCAAATCCTCACCGAACACCACGTGGATGCGGTCATCCACTTCGCCGCGCGCAAACAGGTCGGCGAGTCCGTGGCAAAGCCTCTGTGGTACTACCAGCAGAACATCAACGGCATGCTCAACGTGCTGCAAGGCATGGCCGATGCAGGCGTCAAGAAACTGGTGTTCTCCAGCTCGGCGGCCACTTACGGCGTCCCCCCTGTCGATGTGGTACCCGAGGACGTCGTCCCGATGGTCCCAATCAACCCGTACGGCCAGACGAAGCTCTTCGGCGAGTGGATGGCACGGGCCTGCGAACAGCCCTTCGGCGTTCGCTTCTGCGCGCTGCGGTATTTCAACGTCGCCGGGTGCGGTCCCGTAGAACTCGAGGACCCCGCAATACTCAACCTCATCCCCATGCTCTTCGACCGCTTGAAACAAGGCAAGGCGCCTGCAATCTTCGGTGACAACTACCCCACCCCGGACGGCACCTGCGTACGTGACTACATCCACGTATCCGACCTGGCCGATGCCCATATTGCCGCACTGCACTACCTGGACAAGGACGAGCGGGAATACGACGCGTTCAACGTCGGCACCGGGGAAGGCACCTCGGTCCGCCAGATTGTGGATGAAGTGAAGAAGGTCACCGGACTCCCCTTCACCGAAGCCATCAAGGCCCGCCGCGCAGGAGACCCTCCGCATCTCATCGGCTCACCGAAGCGCATCAACGAAGCCATGGAATGGCACGCCAAGTACGGAGTCGAGGACATTGTGCGCTCTGCCTGGGAAGCATGGCAAGCAAACCCCGAACACCATATCGACGTCGAGAACTGGAAGCAGACCGACTGA